The DNA region ttttgtctCTATGTTTGATTAGTGACTAGATATTGAAACAGGCTTGTTTGTTTCTAGTATGTTTTCTTCGATCCAAGTTCAGCCAATAAAGATGATTTAGCAGAATTTGTCAAGATTTTGTGATCTGCTTATAAATAAACCAAAGAGTACTGTAGAAAACATAAACATCATGATGTAATAATTTTCCATGTTAGATGAAGTTATTAAGTGGTAAATTTTACTTTCAGCAAAATGGAGAATCTACCTCCTGGTTACCGTCCCAATGTTGGTGTTTGTCTAATCAACTCGGATAATCTGGTAAACATTTCATCATTTATTTAAGCTCCTCtgattaattacttttttttttgtcacttgtATTAGTAACTGAGTTGATTGACCATAATTATGATTCACAGATATTTGTAGCTTCGAGATTGAATGTTCCTGGAGCATGGCAGATGCCACAGGTGTGTGTTGCTCACTCTCTTTGAAATTTTTGTCCTTCGTCACTCTACAAAaacattgttgatgttataCTTATGCTGCTTAGATTAAACGTAGATGATCAAGAATTTGATAAAGAATCTTGAAAATATGTTACTAGACCGACGAACTGAAACTGTTATCTCTGCTTTGTGGTTATGGTAAAACCTTGAGTATTCTGAGTTTTAAAAGGTCACTAAACCGAGTATATTAATTACAGGGAGGCATTGAAGATGGGGAGGATCCAATGTCAGCAGCCATGAGAGAGTTACAAGAAGAAACTGGGGTTGTTTCAGCTGAAATCGTCTCTGAGGTCACTTATTCAAACGCTTGATACAATGCTAGAACCAATATGAATCAGagaatttttacaaatttttttgttcttcaatgtCTTAAACAGGTCTCAAATTGGTTGACATATGATTTCCCACCTGCCGTAAAAGCAAAAGTTAACCGACTCTGGGGCGGTGAATGGCATGGTCAAGCTCAGAAATGGTTAGTCTTCGATACTGCCTAGTTTctccaaagaagagagagaatatGGCTCATTGTTCTTAAAACTTAATGAATGCCACACAGGTTTTTAGTGAGACTGAGAAACGATGAGGACGAAAGAGAGATCAATCTAGCAAACAACGAAGCGGAT from Camelina sativa cultivar DH55 chromosome 3, Cs, whole genome shotgun sequence includes:
- the LOC104777037 gene encoding nudix hydrolase 25 translates to MENLPPGYRPNVGVCLINSDNLIFVASRLNVPGAWQMPQGGIEDGEDPMSAAMRELQEETGVVSAEIVSEVSNWLTYDFPPAVKAKVNRLWGGEWHGQAQKWFLVRLRNDEDEREINLANNEADSEFAEWKWAKPEEVVEQAVDYKRPTYEEVIKTFGSFLNDTGRAAKCKSAKW